One window of the Diospyros lotus cultivar Yz01 chromosome 12, ASM1463336v1, whole genome shotgun sequence genome contains the following:
- the LOC127787163 gene encoding protein DETOXIFICATION 56-like: MPSPPPEENPPGKAPPPTSSFTGAALSELKAQRRVAAPLVAMNLTWFAKTAITTAFLGRLGELPLAGGAMGLTFANVTGFSVLNGLCSAMEPICGQAHGARNLKLLHRTLLMTVLLLLLTTLPICLLWLNVDKILLLSGQRQEISFVAKKFVFFLLPDLVLTSFLCPLKAYLSSQSITVPNMLSSALAVALHVPINILLSKARGIEGISMAIWITDLMVVIALALYVVITENRKGGRWNDAGWWEQDYGDWIRLLKLGGPCCLTTCLEWWCIEILVLLTGRLPDARQAVGVLAIVLNFDFLLYSVMLSLSTCASIRVSNELGANQPDPARRSASVSLALSFVAGCAGGLTTAAARGIWGPLFSHERGVIRGVKKTMVVMAVVEVVNFPVIVCGGIVRGTAAPWLAMYGNVGGFYLVALPLGVSLAFRTGLGMSGLLVGYLAGMVACLVLLLVFVARINWVEQAAKAQAMAGNLQDSSIKEEEDDKD, from the exons ATGCCGTCACCACCGCCGGAAGAAAACCCACCGGGGAAAGCCCCCCCACCGACATCCAGCTTCACCGGCGCCGCCCTCTCGGAACTCAAAGCCCAGAGACGAGTAGCGGCTCCTCTTGTGGCAATGAATTTAACGTGGTTCGCCAAGACGGCGATCACCACCGCGTTTCTCGGCCGGCTCGGGGAGCTGCCGCTGGCAGGCGGCGCCATGGGCTTGACCTTCGCCAATGTCACCGGCTTCTCCGTCTTGAACGGGCTGTGCAGCGCCATGGAGCCCATCTGCGGCCAGGCTCACGGCGCTCGAAACTTGAAGCTCCTCCACAGGACCCTCCTCATGACTGTTCTCCTGCTGCTCCTAACCACTCTTCCCATTTGTCTCTTGTGGCTCAACGTCGACAAAATCCTTCTCCTTTCCGGCCAACGCCAGGAAATTTCCTTCGTGGCCAAGAAATTCGTCTTCTTTCTGCTCCCCGATTTGGTTCTGACATCATTTCTGTGTCCTCTGAAAGCCTATTTGAGCTCGCAGAGCATCACTGTGCCGAATATGTTAAGCTCCGCTCTCGCTGTGGCTCTTCATGTTCCTATTAATATACTGCTTTCCAAAGCTAGGGGAATTGAAGGTATTTCAATGGCGATCTGGATAACCGATCTGATGGTGGTGATTGCACTGGCGCTCTATGTGGTGATAACAGAGAACAGAAAAGGTGGAAG ATGGAACGATGCGGGTTGGTGGGAGCAAGATTACGGCGACTGGATCAGGCTGCTGAAGCTAGGCGGGCCGTGCTGCCTGACCACCTGCCTCGAGTGGTGGTGCATCGAGATCCTTGTTCTGCTCACCGGCCGTCTTCCCGACGCCAGACAGGCCGTCGGCGTTCTCGCCATCGTCCTCAACTTCGACTTCTTGCTCTACTCCGTAATGCTTTCGCTGTCCACTTGCGCGTCCATCCGAGTCTCAAACGAGCTCGGGGCGAACCAACCCGACCCTGCTCGCCGCTCGGCAAGCGTGTCATTGGCGCTGAGTTTCGTCGCGGGCTGCGCCGGGGGCTTGACAACGGCGGCGGCTAGGGGAATTTGGGGGCCTCTGTTCAGCCATGAAAGAGGCGTTATTAGAGGCGTGAAGAAGACGATGGTGGTGATGGCGGTGGTGGAGGTGGTGAACTTTCCGGTGATAGTCTGCGGCGGAATCGTGCGGGGAACGGCGGCGCCGTGGCTGGCGATGTACGGCAACGTGGGGGGGTTCTACTTGGTGGCCTTGCCGTTGGGGGTGAGCTTGGCGTTCAGAACGGGGCTGGGGATGAGTGGACTCCTGGTTGGATACTTGGCGGGGATGGTTGCTTGCTTGGTTCTGTTGCTGGTATTTGTTGCGAGGATTAACTGGGTTGAGCAAGCTGCCAAAGCACAGGCAATGGCTGGTAATCTCCAAGATAGTAGcatcaaggaagaagaagatgacaagGATTGA